A genomic window from Sulfurimonas paralvinellae includes:
- a CDS encoding metal ABC transporter ATP-binding protein, translated as MQLKFKVPIFDVKNLSFIVHGQSVLQNINFQIFNGEYIAIIGPNGGGKTTLIRMLLGLEKPTSGEIRLFGKKLRSFKEWYKIGYVPQRASHVDANFPATVEDIVKMGRIAKRGIFAGTSQEDKHVVEDAMLKMDILDLKDKMVGTLSGGQRQRVMIARALASSPEILILDEPNTGVDVVSQQRFYKLLAKLNKEDGMTILFITHDIGVIADDIGRLFTINQKATICNDPKKALSCEEMSELYGIDAHLIHNHKHEH; from the coding sequence GTGCAACTAAAGTTCAAAGTCCCTATCTTTGATGTCAAAAATCTCAGCTTCATTGTTCATGGGCAGAGTGTTTTGCAAAATATCAATTTTCAAATTTTTAATGGTGAGTATATAGCTATCATCGGGCCAAACGGCGGTGGAAAGACAACACTCATTCGTATGCTTTTGGGCTTGGAGAAACCAACATCCGGTGAGATACGCCTTTTTGGAAAAAAACTCAGATCTTTTAAAGAGTGGTATAAAATAGGCTATGTCCCACAGCGTGCTTCTCATGTCGATGCCAATTTTCCGGCAACAGTGGAAGATATCGTTAAAATGGGACGCATTGCCAAGAGAGGCATCTTTGCCGGCACAAGTCAGGAAGACAAGCATGTCGTAGAAGATGCCATGCTCAAGATGGATATTCTGGATCTTAAAGATAAAATGGTAGGTACACTCTCCGGCGGGCAGCGTCAGCGTGTTATGATAGCCCGCGCTCTTGCATCATCACCTGAGATACTCATTCTTGATGAACCAAATACAGGAGTTGATGTGGTCTCACAGCAGCGTTTTTACAAACTGCTTGCCAAGCTGAACAAAGAAGATGGGATGACAATCCTTTTTATTACCCATGATATCGGTGTTATTGCCGATGATATTGGCAGACTGTTCACTATCAATCAAAAAGCGACGATCTGCAATGATCCAAAAAAGGCACTCTCCTGTGAAGAGATGAGTGAACTTTACGGTATTGATGCCCATTTGATACATAATCACAAGCATGAGCACTAG
- a CDS encoding metal ABC transporter substrate-binding protein, with the protein MKNLKIIGIVLVTAIAVLLLFISYDTGKEKNKKPIVAVTTFALYDITKHIAGDTVEVVHILPFGVDPHSFEPTPRLMAKIEKSSLLIYSGAGLEPWVHGFKNRDKMIDMSKYVRLRKLGEDEHELHDHHGPDCIHNMTDPHYWLDFANMQRMTVVITAALSKLLPENKAYYEENKKRYIAMLQKLDKAYRTKLSSCKADTVVVSHNALGYLSRNYGFHVESLTGLSPEAQPSAKDVTRIMDDIQKEGVRTIFFEHFVNDKVIKRIAKDTHIDLEVFQPLGNITKDEAAAHLSYEDIMYRNLDKLSKALVCN; encoded by the coding sequence GTGAAAAATTTGAAGATTATTGGAATTGTTCTTGTTACAGCTATTGCGGTTTTGCTTCTTTTTATCTCATATGACACAGGCAAAGAGAAAAATAAAAAGCCGATCGTCGCTGTAACGACATTCGCTTTATACGATATCACCAAACATATTGCAGGTGATACCGTGGAAGTAGTACATATACTTCCTTTTGGTGTCGATCCGCACAGCTTTGAGCCCACACCACGTCTTATGGCAAAAATAGAAAAGAGTTCTCTTCTTATTTACAGTGGAGCAGGACTTGAGCCATGGGTGCACGGCTTTAAAAACAGAGATAAGATGATTGACATGAGTAAGTATGTCAGACTACGCAAGCTTGGAGAAGACGAACATGAACTGCATGACCATCATGGTCCGGACTGCATTCACAATATGACCGATCCGCATTATTGGCTGGACTTTGCAAATATGCAGCGCATGACCGTTGTGATAACAGCAGCATTGTCAAAACTGCTTCCGGAGAATAAAGCGTATTATGAAGAAAATAAAAAACGCTATATCGCAATGCTTCAAAAGCTTGATAAAGCATATAGAACAAAACTTTCGTCATGCAAAGCCGATACTGTCGTTGTAAGTCACAATGCCCTTGGTTACCTCTCACGCAACTATGGTTTTCATGTGGAGTCTTTAACGGGATTATCTCCTGAAGCGCAGCCGAGTGCAAAAGATGTGACAAGAATTATGGATGACATTCAAAAAGAGGGCGTGAGAACTATCTTTTTTGAGCATTTTGTCAATGACAAAGTCATAAAAAGAATAGCCAAGGATACGCATATCGACCTTGAAGTTTTTCAGCCGCTTGGCAATATCACGAAAGATGAAGCTGCAGCACATCTAAGCTATGAAGATATCATGTACAGAAATCTTGACAAACTCTCTAAGGCTCTTGTGTGCAACTAA
- the frr gene encoding ribosome recycling factor yields the protein MLEEIFNECETKMQGAIEHMQREFKTLRTGKVTTSVLDNVKIDYYGTPTPLDQVGSVIATDATTIVVNPWEKNLLGDIESAIQAANIGVNPNNDGDVIKLFFPPMTVEQRQEAVKQMKGMGEKAKVSIRNDRRDANDKIKKLEKDKEITQDDSKSAQDNVQKITDKYIAKVDGILKDKEAEILKV from the coding sequence ATGCTAGAAGAGATATTTAACGAATGTGAAACAAAGATGCAAGGTGCTATAGAGCACATGCAAAGAGAGTTCAAAACACTTAGAACAGGGAAGGTTACAACCTCTGTTTTAGATAATGTAAAAATCGACTACTATGGTACTCCGACTCCGCTTGATCAGGTTGGATCAGTGATTGCGACAGATGCGACGACTATCGTTGTCAATCCATGGGAGAAAAATCTTCTTGGTGATATCGAATCTGCAATACAAGCTGCAAACATCGGTGTCAATCCCAACAATGACGGTGATGTCATCAAACTTTTCTTCCCGCCAATGACTGTTGAACAGCGTCAAGAAGCTGTAAAACAGATGAAAGGCATGGGTGAAAAAGCAAAAGTTTCTATAAGAAATGACAGACGTGACGCTAACGACAAGATCAAAAAACTTGAAAAAGATAAAGAGATCACACAAGATGATTCCAAATCTGCTCAAGACAACGTTCAAAAAATCACTGACAAATACATCGCAAAAGTTGACGGCATCTTAAAAGATAAAGAAGCTGAAATTCTAAAGGTTTAA
- the secG gene encoding preprotein translocase subunit SecG: MTTSLLLIVQIVLVIILVIAVLLQKSSSIGLGAYSGSNESVFGAKGPNSFLAKATFTIGFLFVLNTITLGYMYSKAAQSSVVDEVVENTNVAAPTLPTMPAKETNSSK, from the coding sequence ATGACCACAAGTCTTTTACTTATCGTTCAGATCGTACTCGTCATCATCTTGGTGATCGCTGTACTTTTACAAAAGAGCTCAAGCATTGGTTTAGGTGCTTACAGCGGTTCGAATGAATCTGTTTTCGGTGCAAAAGGTCCAAACAGCTTCTTAGCCAAAGCTACATTCACGATTGGATTTTTATTTGTTCTCAATACAATCACACTTGGGTACATGTACTCAAAAGCAGCACAGTCCTCTGTCGTTGACGAGGTTGTAGAAAATACAAATGTTGCAGCACCGACACTGCCAACAATGCCTGCCAAAGAAACAAATAGTTCAAAATAG
- the pyrE gene encoding orotate phosphoribosyltransferase, producing MNIKQIYMDADALLEGHFKLSSGNHSQFYLQSAKVLEDPKTAKLLADELAKQIKASGLEIDTVCAPALGGLIAGFALATALDVRSIFAERVDGKMTIRRGFEIKPGEKVLMCEDIITTGGSAMEAAAVVKELGGEIVGVAALANRGFCHREGSDVETKPNCKLPQDIPFFALADFTFEMYSPDECPLCKDGSEAIKPGSRGN from the coding sequence ATGAACATCAAACAAATATATATGGATGCAGATGCTCTTTTAGAGGGGCATTTTAAACTCAGCAGCGGTAATCATTCACAATTTTATCTTCAGTCTGCAAAAGTTTTGGAAGATCCTAAGACAGCAAAACTTTTAGCCGATGAACTTGCAAAGCAGATCAAAGCTAGCGGTCTTGAGATAGATACTGTTTGTGCGCCTGCTCTTGGCGGGCTTATCGCCGGCTTTGCACTTGCAACCGCTCTTGATGTCCGCAGCATTTTTGCAGAAAGAGTTGATGGTAAAATGACAATTCGCCGCGGTTTTGAGATAAAACCGGGTGAAAAAGTGCTTATGTGTGAAGATATCATTACAACCGGCGGCAGCGCAATGGAAGCGGCAGCCGTTGTCAAAGAGCTTGGTGGAGAGATCGTCGGTGTAGCAGCACTTGCAAATCGTGGTTTTTGCCACAGAGAAGGCAGTGACGTTGAAACAAAACCTAACTGTAAGCTACCGCAGGATATTCCATTTTTCGCTCTGGCTGACTTTACTTTTGAGATGTATTCACCTGATGAATGTCCACTTTGTAAAGATGGCAGCGAAGCTATCAAACCGGGTTCAAGAGGCAACTAA